In one window of Romboutsia hominis DNA:
- the spoIVA gene encoding stage IV sporulation protein A: protein MNNIYEDIAKRTQGDIYIGVVGPVRTGKSTFIRKFMEKLVIPNIENEFKKERTKDEIPQSGSGKTIMTVEPKFVPADGVEIKVRDTVNLKVRMVDCVGYIVDGALGHEEDGKQRLVSTPWSQEAMTFEQAAEIGTKKVIRDHSTLGIVVITDGSVTGIDRKSYLQAEERVINELKSLNKPFAIVLNTLDPYSEDIELLRSELEEKYEAPIVPLNVLAMDEEDIESVMETVLYDFPLNEIRINLPQWIEGLERNHWIKNNIIFTLKQSIEEIGKIRDIDSIVAGFSELEFLEDTSVDNVELGEGVISIDLSAKQDLFYNVLEEKSGFKIDGDHQLLSLVTKLSRVKNEYDKIESALIDAKTKGYGVVAPSLEELSLEEPEIIKQGKQYGVKLRANAPSLHIIKADISTEIAPIVGSQNQGEEMIKYMQEEFEQNPNEIWSSNMFGKSLHDLVKEQLQSKLYTMPEEIRVKIQKTLQKIINEGSSNIITILL from the coding sequence ATACCGAATATAGAAAATGAATTTAAAAAGGAAAGAACAAAGGATGAAATACCTCAAAGTGGTTCAGGTAAGACAATAATGACAGTAGAACCAAAATTTGTTCCAGCAGATGGAGTGGAGATAAAGGTTAGAGATACTGTAAATTTAAAAGTTAGAATGGTTGATTGTGTTGGGTACATAGTAGATGGAGCTTTAGGACATGAAGAAGATGGTAAACAAAGATTAGTATCAACGCCATGGTCACAAGAAGCTATGACATTTGAGCAAGCAGCAGAGATAGGAACTAAAAAAGTTATAAGAGATCATTCAACATTAGGTATAGTAGTTATAACAGATGGTTCAGTAACAGGTATAGATAGAAAGAGTTATTTACAAGCAGAAGAAAGAGTTATAAATGAGTTAAAGTCTTTAAATAAGCCTTTTGCTATTGTATTAAATACACTTGATCCATACAGTGAAGATATAGAATTATTAAGATCTGAATTAGAAGAAAAGTATGAAGCTCCTATAGTACCATTAAATGTATTAGCTATGGATGAAGAAGATATAGAGAGCGTTATGGAAACAGTACTTTATGATTTTCCATTAAATGAAATAAGAATAAATTTACCTCAATGGATAGAAGGATTAGAGAGAAATCATTGGATAAAAAATAATATAATATTCACATTAAAGCAAAGTATAGAAGAAATTGGAAAGATAAGAGATATAGATAGTATTGTAGCAGGATTTTCAGAGTTAGAATTCTTAGAAGATACATCAGTTGATAATGTTGAACTTGGAGAAGGTGTTATAAGTATAGATTTATCTGCTAAGCAAGATTTATTCTACAATGTATTAGAAGAAAAGAGTGGATTTAAAATAGATGGAGACCATCAACTGCTTAGCTTAGTAACTAAGTTATCTAGAGTTAAAAATGAATATGACAAGATAGAATCTGCTTTAATAGATGCAAAAACAAAAGGCTATGGAGTTGTAGCGCCATCTTTAGAAGAATTAAGCTTAGAGGAACCAGAAATAATAAAACAAGGAAAACAATATGGAGTAAAATTAAGAGCAAATGCACCGTCACTTCATATAATAAAAGCTGATATATCTACAGAGATAGCACCTATAGTTGGAAGCCAAAATCAAGGCGAAGAGATGATAAAATATATGCAAGAGGAATTTGAACAAAATCCTAATGAAATATGGTCATCAAATATGTTTGGAAAATCTTTACATGATTTAGTTAAGGAACAATTACAAAGTAAGCTATATACAATGCCTGAAGAAATAAGAGTTAAGATACAAAAAACTTTACAAAAGATAATAAATGAAGGAAGTAGTAATATAATAACTATATTATTATAA